The sequence below is a genomic window from Humulus lupulus chromosome 3, drHumLupu1.1, whole genome shotgun sequence.
gataagcttatgatgtttaagcttatagtttttccccaaccaagtgtttacactctcacactcacttaacactagcagcttctgaacttagagcaaatggtgaataatggctgggtactaggtcctatttatagagtttgggaatgaaaatatcttgattttacttgaataaaaataatggctttttaggtgaaaatcatttgaataatcgttcagcagaggctgaagactcgttcacaagatgctggactgttgaaggagtttgaatggctgaaaggaaatgaattcaaaagagtttgaatccatgctgaaggaggcgatatatcgccccctgtaggcgatatatcgcctgggccagtatgcccgaggcgaccgtgcatcgtttcgtgttttccgtatctacgtgctgcgacatatcgccccctatagctgcgatatatcggcacacgctgaatatttaaacacgaaattacacatttttagctaagtttgaatggagtaaacagccttgactaagccctcaacgtactcaaagctgctgactgaccctataacattcaaactttacccttatttaatttaatcctccaaaatacttaatccttaattaccattcataacatgtgcttaaaatcctattggttgatgtctaaaccttataatataataaatataatccttaatatcagtcacattaatcaaaccttaggttatacttaatattcttaaactataggtaaaacttagaaaatctataagtactactatgagtgtccaaataattcccggtctgaaccaaaaatccatagtaacaaagataatgctataaatactatcatactattatctatcttagctaagtaaagttcttggactctacaggtaaCACCATCACAGAAAGCACAGGTAATCCTTATCAATACCTGCTATATGTTATCACTGGACCTGTGATTAAATACATGgtacattttaaattttaaattaatatgacCATGATCTGGTAGACATTAGCTATGTGTTGACATCCCCTTGGGGAAACTATAATATTTCTCTATATAAAACGTATGAAACTGGTATTTTGTATAGTTAGGTTTCCTATCTTTTGAATGGTGATTGGAGTTCATGGACATGATTTGAAGCTAGAAAATATATAAGATGTTTTTCTAAAATACTATGTTTTCTGGAGTTCAAAGTTTTTGCTGGGGAGCACTTGGAGTCCTGAAATTAATTGTTGATGATTTAGCAGATTAACCCTCCTGTTATCTAGTATAGTTAACTGGTCTTAATACATCTTAATTGAAATTATCTCTGATACATCTACTAAAACAAAGTTAGTCATATTGTTGTCCTTGTTTTCCAAATTTAAAGGCTCTTACTCTACGTGTGATGTCATAAAATGTTGAATACCTAAGTACATATTGCGTTTAACTCTATTTTGCAGCTTATGGAGATTTTAAAATCATGTGATTATAGAACATTGGCCATTGGGGATGGAGGGAATGATGTAAGAATGATACAACAAGCTGACATTGGAGTTGGAATCAGTGGGAGAGAGGGGCTGCAGACAGCAAGAGTAGCTAATTATAGTATTGGGAGTAAGTTGCTGATACCTAAACCCCTCCTCTCACTTTTTGGAAACTTGACAGAACGAACAGGGTAGAGTGATTTGTTTTGGTATTATTGTATTGTTTTGCAGAGTTTAGGTTTCTGAAAAGATTAATACTTGTCCATGGACGTTACTCATACAATCGTACAACATTTCTATCCCAGTATTAATTTTACAAGTCTCTGGTGGTTTGTTTCATCCAAATCTTGTGAGTTCTCCTAGATAATGCCATTTATTTTCAACTTTTATATCTTTTATAATTGACATGTAAACATTATTCCTTCTGATCTTgtatattattcttttttaaatgtcTGGTGTACTAACTTTGGCATGTTTTCAGCTTCTCTTTTGTTTCAGATGTCTCAGGGACTAGTCTTTTTAATTTTGTTAGCTTGATGGCTTATAATGTTTTCTACACTAGTGTTCCTATTCTAGTCAGTGTCCTGGACAAAGATCTTAGTGAAGAAACAGTGATGCAGCATCCACAAATTTTGTTTTATTGTCAAGCGGGAAGGTTCTTTATAGGATAATTCACCTCACATTTGATTTTTAATGTTTATTTGAGATATTTTTCCCATCAGAATTGCCAATGGGAATTTACTATCTAACCTAAAATGCTAATTTTCACTTTGTTCTTTTATTCTTGGGAACAAACTTTTGAATCCTAGCACATTCGCTGGATGGTTTGGAAGATCTCTTTTTCATGTGAGTTGTGTTTTTTAAAATAGTCGAACTCCTAAACAACTATTTTTGCTTCTTTTGTTCTTTTATATTCAGGCCTGctgaattatttagttttaagcaCTTCGACAAAACTTGAACTTAAATTTAGATGTTACTTAGAGAACCATTACATTGACCAAAACTTTGGTTGCTCAAAATATAGAGATGGTTGTTGCTTTTGATCCACTGATACTGATTCCTAGCTTGATTGATGTCCAGGCAATTGTTGTATTTGTAATCAGCATACATGCCTACGCTTATGAAAAAAGTGAAATGGAGGAGATCTCATTGGTTGCTCTCTCTGGATGTATTTGGTTGCAGGCTTTTGTTATGATATTAGAAACAAAATAAGTTTCCTTCTATTAAACATGCTTTGTTGATTCAAATTTGACTCTTCGTAAAGCCTTCTTGCTGCTTAATCTAACAAACACTAAAATGGTATTCTTACATCATTCAAATATTCTTTTTAGAATGCCCTAACTTGAAAGTTGCTTAGAACTACAGAGGAAAATTCGTATAATTCGGTGTTATTTTATTTATCCTGATTGCCTAAGTTTTCCTTTGATCCTCGCAGCTCTTTTACAATACTACAACATCTTGCTATATGGGGAAATTTGATTGGCTTTTATATCATCAACTGGATCTTCAGCGCCATCCCATCATCAGGGATGTATACAATTATGTTTCACTTGTGTAGACAACAGTCTTATTGGATAACTTTGTTTGTAAGTTTTTCTTGACTATCTTTTGGACTTAAAGTAATTTTAACAATAGGATGGCCCGTCTCTGAGTAGCATCTGGAGTTTCAAAGGTAGATGAAAACAGGATAGCTTATAGCTTACATATCAGGACATATTGGTCTTATATTTGCGTGAAAATTGGAAACCCCAGATAGTCTTCTTAGATGCGATCCGTCCTACTATGGAGAATGGCTTCGGTACTCCATTTTATATATGCTTCAAATTTTGAGGTTACAACCAATAATATGGAGTCGATGATAGAGTCCCAGGCCTAGTTTCATAATATTTAGCTATTTGACTTGCAAaagataattaataaaatttcattTAATCTCTTCCTTGATGCAACATCTGATCGTTGGTAACCTGAAAATTCTATTATAGAGAAGTCAAAGTCAAGGCCATTGTTGGCATTGCACTTTTATATACTAATAGAAactatttttacttttttttttattacagcTCATAGTTGCAGCAGGGATGGGTCCGATTCTTGCTATAAAGTTCTTCTGGTACACGTACAGACCAAGTAAAATCAATACGCTTCAGCAGGCTGAACGTTTGGGTGGACCTATTCTGTCACTGGGCAACATTGAGCCCCAAGCAAGAACAATAGAGAAAGATGTTACTCCTTTGTCCATAACTCAACCCAAGAACAGAAATCCAATTTATGAACCCCTATTTTCAGATTCACCGAATGCTACTCGAAGATCTTTCGGAGCCGTTCCACCTTTTGATTTTTTTCAGTCACAGTCCCGATTGTCCTCTTCCAACTACTCAAGAAATTGCAAGGACAACTGAGCTACAAAATAATAGATATTAGGTGCAAAAATTGAACCTTACCACCATTTTGCTTCTAGTGTAGATTAGCATTGTATTTGTATGTAACAACAACACATAGGATTAGTGGAGTTCTTATTAAAGGAACTctacataattaaataatttcttttcttggtctggaaaaaataaattattcataattttatgcatttatatgAAGAAGAATTTACTTGCAAGAAAGTTTTTGGGTTAGTTGAGGTGAGTTTTCCTAGTctggaaaaaataaattattcataattctatgcataattttatgcatttatatgAAGAAGAATTTTTGTACTTTTTAATAAGCTTTAACGGCCAGCAAGGTAAGTATAACTTATGGCGTGTTTGGTAAGATTAGACAATTTTGATCCAATTGGAAAAGAGTCTATCTTTGTGATGGTGGACGCAATGGTGCTTCGTAAGACTACTACTTGATGTattatatgtttttgtttttatgaaattttaaaGTCTGCTGCATTTTATACACATTTTCTTGACTCATCAATGGTTCTCGTCTCTTTATGATAGTGAATTGGCAGAAGTTCCTAGCATTCTTCCTCTTTAAATGAGGTACACATTTGGATTTTTATCCTGATAGATTTTGTTGTTACAAACCTTAAGATTGATTGCTTTATATTAACTTCATTGTTATATTAACTGGTTTGTTTACATGCAGGAGTCTTCCATTTTAAATGAGCACATGGTTGTACTGTTGCCTGGAGCTGTTTATGCTCTTTCTGCTGGTTATAAGGTATTTAGTGATCTATCCTAGTACTAGTAGGCTATAAATTTATACATCCAGTTATCACTACAAAACTAAAACtagataattgttgttgtagacGGAAGAACTTGAGTAGGACTCGATGCACGGACTTTTTGAATGCTCCATTGATGTACTTATGAATATTGATCAGGTTTCCTCTGTTAAGGTACTGGGGTTTTGTATCATTTCGTTCAATTTTCTGTTTtgcttttctttgtgatttttttttcttttttatattagaAATCATATCTTTTTTCCTCATTAGATGAATGttacatgtatgtatatatgcattGCTGATTTGGGCCATCTCAAATTCCATGGATATGTAGAAGAAGATAATTGTGAACATATAGTCTAGTAAAGCATGCCACCCTGTATGCACTAGTTTTTTCTGGCTGCATACTTGATATTTCTTTCTGTATGTAATGAATTAGATGCTAATTTTTTTTAGCAACAATTTTCTGGTGGGTTATAGTAGCAATATCAATTTTTAACTTCAGCATGTTTGATTAAAAAAGgtattttcttgtttttctttatgattttttttgtataagaagtcaaagtgtgattctatttttattctttaattttttttggggatatattgacaaaatttagagttctggaatcaattcttcctcacatactttttgatcattgagaatgatatatttgttatcttgatacatttcacaagccttgttttaagttgcatgttttgttgcttcagtcgttgttttgcatggtagtacatcttgctataccttgctgtttcgtcaagttttggagttattacaaatttaatttaaactttatatacttacaggtggaaactagcttaagtcttatgttcttaataataaaaggaattttttttatacaatgtgcaggtatattgagatgatttctttggagcaattcttgacaacatttgtagttgaggcctttagaatggaagaatgtatttcactaatttttgtatacatttcttgttttgtatttagtgataaaggaatctgaattgggcataaattatgctGTAAtgtgatttcttaagcctagactagtagactaaatattgtaattacatttgagtaattaataaaaatctatttatgttaccttatttggcttcaactttcatatttgttttcctagttttgtgtaagtaaaaaaatattatgtttctctaagctaatataacacatgtgttatactaaagtgtagtataacacaaaaaaagtgttatactaaagtgtagtataacacaaatttataagtattgaaatgtgttatataatcaactataaataacataattaaacacttatctatttattaaaataacacagaaattgtgttatcattgacagtataataacacatctgtataacaatgataaagtgttatgtaaagtaccctgacctacgataacatagtcagtcttaacacagcaaaaagtgttatgatatgtttcgataacacattttcggtgttattaaaatcattttttcttgtagtgctagagccacgagcacatgagggcaggggctCGATTgtccttgaagtcctttttcaaggactttttagactttgttgggctcgcccctttccagctcaacaccaattcatacaagGTTTTGTCTACCCTAAGGttgctttaccacgagctaaagtgggaaggaccttcatcaaaggagatcttgtatctcctttgtttgaaaagcaatccctcccgagcttagggaggagatggcttctattacctttcgagctatcccaaggagaagaaaatctttgacgatctacccaaccatcccccggacttcaagaaggccttcttttgGACGGATGGCCTGGCTCCTTCCAAACACTACTCGTTTAGGCCGTAAGTACATAAAATAATTTCTTCTTTTGGGCTCGAATTTTTGTTTAGGCTCGCACTATTCATAAGATGTtcatttttccagccaactaccatcaacccactcccaccaaggagatgaaagaGCATAAGGAGGctttgctccaacttccctacGGTAGGCGCtccctttcctatcttcttcatgaaggtATGCTTTGAGCCTGCAGCCTCCTGGGGAAGGATCAGACCACGTCCAACTGGTCCATCAAAAAATATACCAAGTGGGAGTTCgtgcctctcccaactggcagtCTTCCTCCAAGGCAAAATGCTAAGCCACAATCCCTGTCTCGACGTTACAAGAGTCTGctatcggggaatgaggccaatgatgaggccTCAAGCTTGAGCGACAGAGGTATGACCATCCTTGGCTCGGACttatggtctccctcactacttaaACATAAGCCTGACAGATTAGTCTTATGTAAGGATTATAGGGACCaattttatgtatggtcctgggtagatgagagggttcataggtttgatagttggctcgggaagtatgacattatgtatagtctgaacgaggtatggaacggtaTAGCCATTCAATACGAAACAAATGACTATAGAGGCCTTTCAAGgttgacttccacgtatagggaaggtactccccccgcctcttctgaagatgggggaattacgtggtcgccgagcacgagctcaagggagagttccagttaggtttctctctacttgtctttttatcccttgCGTGTCTGCACCATGCTAACTTTTTTGTCTTGGAATATCTTATAATGTGGTGTAattgtgcaggtgctatggattTCGACCTCGACACCGTGCTCGCCAGTGGCGAGGGGGCCCAGAGGAGTAAGCGCCCAAGGGGCTCGCGAATGTCAGATcgacctgccaaggtccttaagaggactgagaagactcctcctccaccagctccaactATTACGAGCCCAGCTATGGATCCGACTCCTCAGGTCGAAGCGTTCACTATGGTCGAGTTCCAACCTCCTCCGATCATGGTCTACTCAACACTTGGCCCACCCCCAAAAAATCCCTCAACACgcatgttgtcgatttctactcacgtcgatgagtacGTAATTGTCAATGCTGCCGGgccccatggggctacacttgaCTCGGACATTTTGTCCCGAGTGGGCCAGAACTTTGGTGGCTTTGATGCCCCTCAGTggtagtttttgaacaatgcttgGGACTGCAATACACTTTATGACAAGAGTATCAAGCTCATTGCTGCGGTAACTTCCCTCATCTTACTATTAGTTGTACTTGTACTTAGTGTATGTCCTAATTTAATTTCTTTGTGTATTAGGCTCTTGCTATCTCTGCTCAGCTCAATTATAAGTTGACcaatgaggtccattcgagcatgtcatatgcccaggagtcgaaggatctccaacttaAGCTTACTGACGAGCTCAAAgccacaaaggcaaagatggTGGCTGAAGCTGAACAAATGAAGGCCAAGATAGCCGAGCTCGAGAAGGTGAATGCCCGGCTCGCGGAGTTTGAgaggatcaatgccaagcttgaggaggagaaagcgACCACTTTTGAaataatggagggtgaaaaggctagTCTTCTCGCAGACTTCAAGGAAAAGAAGGATTAGGCGGTCGACCTAGCCATGTACAGGGTCTGGGCCAGTAATGCCGATCTCGATAggagcttcctaggctctttcgaAGAAGaactcgtggccaaatggcaagctcggcttgacgCGGAGGATTCTGCTCGAGAGGAGATAGAGAGGGCCAAGGAAGATggtgagaaggctaaggaggatgctcctccctcTTAAATCTCGGcccggggctgcgtccctctgacccttttgtaatagtttttcttttcttttctttatgcccctggggccaagacaatttatagctcgtgtaagagctattttttcttttattcatgATATTTATAATACCGTTTTTGACTTACTTTAatattgctttacatttcttaagaTGAAAcatttcaagcaatttatattaaagagtccttatgtctgtttattcatacaaacatgtggTGGATGTTATGCTCAagcttcgatgcattcatgcatattTTTACTTGACGTATCCGTGTCCTATCTCGTTAGATGCCAAGGCcgaaacttacttttaccatgcactcgaaagtacttatatggcatgtaacgtaagtggtttagttatatttttctttttttagttacttttcctcgtccttgggtagctcgccaaggttatgaggtcgaaattgtctttttgcaagatattccagcctcaatctcgacttagcttgaattaggttatgctccaacttactgtcgattagtgtTAGCTAGTTTGATCCAAACCTATTCAGGTCAtgtctggtttgtaatccatacacttatatttttgaTCTTGTTATATCTAGatcacgtatttggttatatccaaattatcttggctcgtgcatttggttatatccaaacactttatttttaatgcccaaattattttagctcgcgtatttggttatatccaaacacttttatttttaataatttggttatgtcctaactatcttagctcgcgtatttggttatattcaaacacttttatttttaataatttggttctgtccaaactatcttagctcgcgcatctggttatatccaaacacttttatttttaataatttggttatgtccaaactatcttagctcgcgcatctggttatatccaaacacttttatttttaataatttggttatgtccaaattatcttggctcacgtatttggttacatccaaacacttttatgttttttcatatatgctattttattttttcaagctgacggtatatataccattaatgcctccttaatatcctatgagtgcgaccataggttattaaatcaagagtttgaaaaaaatacaacatattgaaacgAAAACGAGGTTTATTcaaaattgaacaatttattaacaaaaacatagcaaagataaacaagcatggttacaggtgtAATTGTTCCTATaatattgatagtaaggtcgcatATGTTCGTCATTCCACCTCGTGGTACCAAATCctcattcaatcttgccaatttttAGACGCCATGTCGGATAATCAATTCGATATgttatggtccttcccaattagggccaaacacgccagctgctggatcctgTGTAGCCAAGAACACACATCTCAGCACCAAATttcccacaccgaattttctatctcaaaCCCTTTTATTGTAATAtcaggtagctcgctgttggtatgcaacattttttagctgagcctcGTCCCTTATTTCTTCAATCAGGTTCAGACTTacttcgagttgggattggtttgaggcttggtcataagcttgggttcgaatggtgggtatttctacctcgattggcagcatagcctcgcatccatatgccagagaaaaaggggcatgtcctgttgaagtacgaGTTGTGGTTcaatatgcccacaaaacttggggcaactcttcgggccatttccctttatcttcctccaactttttcttcagagaactcctCAGGGTTTTGTTTATAacctcgacttggccattcgcttggggatgggccacggaggagaaactttttattatcccatttttattGCAAAatttggtaaacaagtcgctatcgaattgagtactgttatcggacactatcttccttggcatcccatatcgatagatgatgttctttaccatgaattccaagacttttttcgaggtaattatCGCCTGAGGTTCAGCCTCAGCCaacttcgtaaagtaatctactgcgtacttgactccgcctttgccagttggcaacgagcctatgaggttgattccccagatcgcaaatggccatggggaggtcatcatagttagctcgaaaggtggagctcgagggattgtggcgaaccgttgacacttatcgcatttcttgacgtaatcaaatgaatctgctttgatggtaggccagaagtacccttggcatatgattttcttggataggctatgccccccagtgtggtctccacaaaatccttcatgaatttcttctatgaccttcttagcctcgggtggagtcacacatcagagtaatggcatagagtatcctcttctatatagccttccatccacaaTGGTGTATCTGGGAATCtaatacatcaattttcgagccttggtttgttcttctgggagaatgccggtttcaaggtactcaattATCAGTGTCATCCACGTTGGctcggagttaatcatgcagacatcttcctTCTCAGGCTCGCTTATACTGGGTGTCAATAAATGTTCGATTGGCATGACATTCAGCTtgtcgacctcggtggatgtggcgagcctggctaaggcatctacatttgaattttgctctcggggaacctgttctatcGTGTAAAATTCGAAATGCTCAAGTGCTGCCTTTGCTTTTTATAAATATGCGACCATTCTcgtcccacgagcctggtattcccttaagatttggttgaccaccaactaggagtcgttgtagcaatgtatttccttagccttgagttccttggctatttgaagtcctgccagtagagcttcatattcagcctcgttatttgacgcttcgaagtcaaatctcaaagtggAGTGAAACCGACTTCCTgttggggtgatcagtattattcctgcccccgacccattttcattggaagacccatcaacataaagtttccacagctcgcgggctggggttataacttcatcgttagtcattccagtgcattccactatgaagtctgtcagggcctgtcctcttatggttgtcctcagATGGTAGGCAATCtcaaattgtccgagttcaacagcccaTTTTATTAACCAGtctgaggcttctggcttggataagacttgtcttagtggttgatcagttagcacatggatcgggtgcgcctggaagtaaggtcggagctttcgagatgagtggattaggctgagagccaactttTCCATTatggggtatctcgattctgcccccagtaaacttttgctaacatagtataATGGTTTTTGCACCTACTGTTCTTCTCAGACAAGCACGGGGCTAATGGTGTGCTAGGTCGTAACGAGATATATGTACAAAACTTCTCtcgtgataggtttcgacaagataagaggctccgcgaggtgcttcttgagctcctgaaaagctagctcgcattcttcagtccactcaaatttttcgcctcccctcaaaaggttgtaaaatggaagacagcggtctgtagatttcaagataaacctacttagcaccgccatccgtccagtcaaactttggacatccttatgctttcaaggtgagggcatattAATTAGAgactggatcttgtctggattagcttctattccctgGGCGTtcacaatgaagcctaggaactttcttgacgacactccaaaagagcacttcttggggttgagcttcatgtcgtacctccgtaacacggcaaagcactcttcaaggtcgtccacatccttactgttatgtttagatttaactaacatatcatcaacataaacctccatgttattacctatttgttCATAGAACATCATGTTTGCAAGAAGTTGGCATGTGGCTCCAGTATTTTTGAGACCGAACG
It includes:
- the LOC133824144 gene encoding phospholipid-transporting ATPase 2-like, whose product is FDPRSSFTILQHLAIWGNLIGFYIINWIFSAIPSSGMYTIMFHLCRQQSYWITLFLIVAAGMGPILAIKFFWYTYRPSKINTLQQAERLGGPILSLGNIEPQARTIEKDVTPLSITQPKNRNPIYEPLFSDSPNATRRSFGAVPPFDFFQSQSRLSSSNYSRNCKDN